The proteins below are encoded in one region of Vibrio sp. ED004:
- a CDS encoding GNAT family N-acetyltransferase codes for MSVVVREGSLEEVVSVVEQISEFAKKESVASLSERLVGKKNLILVAEEADVLLGFKIGYELDQDTFYSWFGGVSPLARNKGVAQAQLDVQEQWAKEQGYRQLKVKSRNQFPAMLRLLLRNGYLIEKFEEKEDINDHRIHFLKQI; via the coding sequence ATGTCAGTTGTCGTGCGTGAAGGTTCGTTAGAAGAAGTGGTGTCTGTGGTCGAGCAGATCTCTGAGTTCGCTAAAAAAGAGAGTGTCGCTTCTCTTTCAGAGCGGCTGGTAGGGAAAAAGAACCTTATCTTAGTGGCCGAAGAAGCTGACGTGCTGCTCGGTTTTAAGATCGGCTATGAATTGGATCAAGATACTTTTTACAGCTGGTTTGGTGGCGTGTCACCGCTCGCGAGGAACAAAGGCGTTGCACAGGCGCAATTAGACGTTCAGGAACAGTGGGCGAAAGAGCAGGGCTACAGACAGTTAAAGGTTAAGTCTCGTAACCAGTTCCCTGCAATGTTGCGCCTGTTATTGAGAAACGGTTACCTAATCGAAAAATTTGAAGAAAAAGAAGACATTAATGACCATAGAATCCATTTTTTGAAGCAAATTTAA
- the hemB gene encoding porphobilinogen synthase, whose protein sequence is MSVSIQGQFPGRRMRRMRKHDFSRRLMAENQLSVDDLIYPMFILMGKDRREPVESMPGVERLSIDYMLEEADYLSKLGVPAIALFPVVNQDAKSLCAAEAHNSEGLVQRAVRLLKEHVPNIGVITDVALDPFTTHGQDGIIDEDGYVMNDETTEVLIKQALSHAEAGADVVAPSDMMDGRIGKIREALEEAGHIHTQIMAYSAKYASCYYGPFRDAVGSASNLKGGNKKNYQMDPANSDEAIHEVAMDLNEGADMVMVKPGMPYLDIVRRVKHELQAPTFAYQVSGEYAMHKAAIQNGWLKERETVMESLLCFKRAGADGILTYFAKDVAEWLAEDNAQAAEHLKEK, encoded by the coding sequence GTGTCTGTTTCAATTCAAGGTCAATTCCCAGGTCGCCGTATGCGCCGTATGCGTAAGCACGACTTTAGCCGTCGCCTAATGGCAGAAAATCAATTGTCTGTGGATGATCTAATCTACCCAATGTTTATCCTGATGGGTAAAGACCGCCGCGAGCCTGTAGAGTCAATGCCGGGTGTTGAACGCTTGTCGATCGATTACATGCTCGAGGAAGCAGATTACCTGTCAAAGCTGGGTGTTCCTGCGATTGCTCTATTTCCAGTCGTGAACCAAGATGCTAAAAGTTTATGCGCAGCTGAAGCTCATAACTCAGAAGGTTTGGTGCAGCGCGCTGTACGTTTACTAAAAGAGCATGTGCCAAACATTGGCGTTATTACTGACGTAGCACTAGACCCGTTCACCACTCACGGCCAAGACGGCATCATCGATGAAGATGGTTACGTGATGAATGACGAGACGACTGAAGTCTTGATCAAGCAAGCATTATCACACGCTGAAGCAGGTGCTGACGTGGTTGCACCGTCAGATATGATGGATGGTCGCATTGGTAAGATCCGTGAAGCGTTAGAAGAAGCGGGTCATATTCATACTCAAATCATGGCGTACTCTGCGAAATACGCATCGTGCTACTACGGTCCATTCCGCGACGCCGTCGGCAGTGCGTCGAACCTGAAAGGTGGTAACAAGAAGAACTACCAGATGGATCCTGCGAACAGCGATGAAGCGATTCACGAAGTCGCGATGGATCTTAATGAAGGTGCCGACATGGTGATGGTTAAGCCTGGCATGCCTTACCTAGATATCGTGCGTCGTGTGAAGCATGAACTTCAAGCACCGACATTTGCATATCAAGTGTCTGGTGAGTATGCGATGCATAAAGCAGCGATTCAAAACGGTTGGCTGAAAGAGCGTGAAACCGTGATGGAATCACTGCTGTGCTTTAAGCGCGCTGGTGCTGATGGCATTCTTACTTACTTCGCTAAAGATGTGGCTGAGTGGCTTGCAGAAGACAATGCACAAGCCGCAGAGCACTTAAAAGAAAAGTAA
- the tatC gene encoding twin-arginine translocase subunit TatC, whose product MSSTEQTQPLISHLLELRNRLLRAIVAVLVVFIGLIYFANDIYEFVSAPLVDRLPEGATMIATDVASPFFTPLKLTLIASIFVAVPFILYQVWAFVAPGLYKHEKRLIMPLLASSSLLFYCGVAFAYFVVFPLVFSFFTAISLGQVEFATDISSYLDFVLALFFAFGIAFEVPVAIILLCWTGATTPKALSEKRPYIVVGAFIIGMMLTPPDMISQTLLAIPMCILFEIGLFFARFYVRKPDADEEEAES is encoded by the coding sequence ATGTCTTCGACTGAGCAGACACAGCCTTTAATTAGCCACCTTCTGGAACTACGTAATCGCCTATTGCGCGCGATTGTCGCGGTTCTGGTTGTGTTTATCGGGCTAATTTATTTTGCTAATGATATTTATGAATTCGTATCAGCACCTTTAGTAGATCGTCTACCTGAAGGGGCGACGATGATCGCAACGGATGTTGCATCGCCATTTTTCACACCACTGAAATTAACCTTAATCGCGTCTATTTTTGTCGCGGTGCCGTTTATTTTGTATCAGGTGTGGGCGTTTGTTGCTCCGGGTTTATACAAGCATGAGAAGCGCTTGATCATGCCGCTTTTGGCATCAAGTTCTTTGCTGTTTTACTGTGGTGTAGCGTTTGCTTACTTCGTGGTATTCCCGCTGGTATTTAGCTTCTTCACAGCTATCTCTTTGGGGCAGGTAGAGTTCGCAACAGACATATCGAGCTATCTCGATTTTGTACTCGCGCTGTTCTTTGCGTTTGGTATTGCTTTTGAAGTGCCTGTCGCGATTATCTTGTTGTGTTGGACTGGAGCGACAACGCCGAAGGCTTTATCTGAAAAGCGTCCTTACATTGTCGTGGGTGCTTTCATCATCGGTATGATGCTGACACCACCAGATATGATCTCACAAACACTGTTGGCGATTCCAATGTGTATTCTGTTTGAGATTGGTCTGTTCTTTGCGCGCTTCTATGTGCGTAAGCCAGATGCTGACGAAGAAGAAGCCGAGTCTTGA
- a CDS encoding TatD family hydrolase — translation MIDTHAHIYASEFDEDREQVVQRALDQGIDTILLPNIDLESIEPMLATEAQFPDVCRSMMGLHPCYVDANIEQTLKTIRAWFDKHDFIAVGEIGIDLYWDKTFKAEQEMAFVTQLQWAKELDLPVVIHTRDSIEETLELLKQEQDGSLRGVFHCFGSSLEEAQAINALGFHLGLGGVSTFKNSGMDKVIPHLDMNYVILETDCPYLAPTPNRGKRNEPAYTELVAKRIAELRGITLEEVENITTTNAKSLFNL, via the coding sequence ATGATCGACACCCATGCTCATATTTACGCGAGCGAATTCGATGAAGACCGCGAACAAGTTGTGCAACGTGCACTGGATCAAGGGATTGATACCATTCTATTGCCGAACATCGATTTAGAATCTATCGAACCAATGTTAGCGACGGAAGCTCAGTTTCCTGATGTGTGCCGTTCAATGATGGGCTTACACCCTTGTTATGTGGATGCGAATATCGAACAAACCCTCAAAACCATTCGAGCTTGGTTTGATAAGCATGACTTTATCGCCGTGGGTGAGATTGGTATCGACTTGTACTGGGATAAAACCTTCAAGGCTGAACAAGAGATGGCGTTTGTGACTCAGTTACAGTGGGCAAAAGAGCTCGATCTACCCGTGGTGATCCACACGCGCGACTCCATTGAAGAGACACTTGAGCTACTGAAACAAGAGCAAGATGGCAGCTTACGTGGCGTATTCCACTGTTTTGGCAGCAGCTTAGAAGAAGCTCAAGCGATCAACGCGCTCGGCTTTCATCTTGGATTAGGTGGTGTTTCGACCTTTAAGAATTCAGGGATGGATAAAGTGATCCCACATCTGGATATGAACTACGTCATCCTAGAAACAGATTGTCCCTACTTGGCACCGACGCCAAATCGCGGCAAACGCAATGAGCCTGCTTACACAGAATTGGTCGCAAAGCGCATCGCCGAACTGCGTGGAATTACCCTTGAAGAAGTCGAAAACATAACCACGACAAATGCTAAGTCATTGTTTAATTTATGA